A stretch of the Comamonas testosteroni TK102 genome encodes the following:
- a CDS encoding sensor histidine kinase produces MNLTLTQRLAIVFALLLLVCSGTSAWLQLRSNRMHELEVVQALSRDVAESIARDAQLTDANGLMPSAVRNLFNQLMMVNPSVEVYLLEPDGRIAGHAAPEGRLRRDRVDLEPVHRFIDGHMLPILGDDPRSRDGRKVFSAAPLSVNGREVGFIYVVLLGEAHDLLAARGSADAVLKTALLSIGMVGLLCLAAGLVAFTLITRPLRRLTESVRQFDMHGVPPEMPARASEAADHSHDEIAVLDSAYRQMVLRISEQWQALRRQDQERRELIANVSHDLRTPLSSLHGYLETLLLKDASLEPAERRRYLGIALDQSQRVGALSQSLFELARLEYGFVQPEPESFSLRDLVQDVFQKFELAAESRHIALQADLPPQLPAVRADLGMMERVLSNLLDNALRYTPEGGSISIGIRSVGPELELTVSDTGPGISPELREGLFRRPFTVGGARRDGGLGLRIVHQMLELHGVSIHLVESSGGGAAFRFRLPRAPEA; encoded by the coding sequence ATGAATCTGACCCTGACTCAGCGGCTGGCGATCGTGTTTGCGCTGCTGCTGCTGGTCTGCAGCGGCACTTCCGCCTGGCTGCAGCTTCGCTCCAACCGCATGCATGAACTGGAGGTGGTGCAGGCCTTGTCCCGCGACGTTGCCGAGAGCATTGCCCGCGACGCCCAGTTGACGGATGCGAACGGCCTGATGCCGAGCGCGGTGCGCAATCTGTTCAACCAGCTGATGATGGTGAACCCGAGTGTCGAGGTCTATCTGCTGGAGCCCGATGGACGCATTGCGGGTCATGCGGCTCCCGAAGGGCGCTTGCGCCGCGACCGGGTCGATCTGGAACCGGTCCATCGATTTATCGATGGTCATATGCTGCCCATCCTGGGTGACGATCCGCGCAGCCGCGATGGCCGCAAGGTCTTCAGTGCGGCTCCCCTGAGCGTGAACGGGAGGGAGGTCGGCTTCATCTATGTGGTGTTGCTCGGCGAGGCCCATGATCTGCTTGCCGCCAGAGGTTCCGCAGATGCGGTGCTGAAGACTGCATTGCTGTCGATCGGCATGGTGGGGCTGCTATGCCTGGCCGCCGGGCTTGTCGCCTTCACCTTGATCACACGCCCCTTGCGGCGCCTGACCGAGTCGGTGCGGCAGTTCGATATGCATGGCGTTCCGCCTGAGATGCCGGCGCGTGCTTCGGAGGCGGCAGATCACAGCCATGACGAGATCGCCGTGCTGGACTCGGCCTACAGGCAGATGGTGCTGCGCATCAGCGAGCAATGGCAGGCGCTGAGGCGACAGGATCAGGAGCGCCGGGAATTGATCGCGAATGTCTCCCACGATCTGCGCACGCCGCTGTCGTCCTTGCATGGGTATCTGGAGACCCTGCTGCTCAAGGATGCAAGCCTGGAGCCCGCAGAGCGCAGGCGCTATCTGGGCATTGCGCTCGACCAAAGCCAGAGGGTGGGAGCGCTGTCCCAAAGTCTGTTCGAGCTGGCGAGGCTGGAGTATGGCTTTGTGCAGCCCGAGCCCGAGTCATTCTCGCTGCGGGACCTGGTGCAGGACGTGTTTCAGAAGTTCGAGCTTGCTGCAGAGTCGCGCCATATCGCCCTGCAGGCGGATCTGCCGCCGCAGTTGCCGGCGGTTCGTGCAGATCTGGGAATGATGGAGCGAGTCCTGAGCAACCTGCTCGACAACGCCTTGCGCTATACCCCCGAAGGCGGGTCGATCAGCATAGGCATCAGAAGCGTGGGCCCGGAGCTGGAGCTGACGGTCAGCGACACTGGCCCTGGCATTTCGCCAGAGCTGCGCGAAGGTTTGTTCAGGCGTCCGTTCACGGTCGGCGGCGCCCGCCGCGACGGGGGGCTTGGCTTGAGAATCGTGCACCAGATGCTGGAGCTGCACGGGGTCAGCATCCATCTGGTCGAGAGCAGCGGCGGGGGCGCTGCGTTCCGGTTTCGCCTGCCACGGGCTCCGGAGGCCTGA